In Bacteroidota bacterium, the genomic stretch CAGTTGGGGTAAATAGAGGCATCCAAATTACTTCAAAAGTATGGTTGCCAATATAATAATCCAATTTAGTTGCCAATACACCGGTTCTTATTTCATCAAAATCGGGCAATAAAAACTCTGTCAGGTTAAGGGGAGAAACGATGTCGGTAATAAATGCCCCATCTGCTTTGCCCCAAACAATTTGCTGTTGTCCTATTCGTAAATCAAAGTTATCGAAATACAAATCCATATATAATTCTCTCAATCGTAAATCCAGTTTATTGTTATCGTAATGATACAACATGGGGTTTGCTTTGAAAGCTGCCTTTCCTCCTGTTTTTTCAAAGTTTAAATCCAGAGTATTCTGAAGTATTGAAAAATCTCCTGTTTCTAACAAAACTCCTGTGTAATTTCGTACAAATCCTGAAATTTCAGTATTTTGAGATTTTGCAATATAGGAAAAGCTGATTGCTACTAATAGTATTATTATCTTTTTCACTTTTTTTGTTTTAAGGTTAATACCTACTAAAATTAGTATGTTGTAGGTATTTTTGTTTTTATAATCCCCTCATCATCATTCTTTCGCTAAAATGTGTTGCTGGAATACCAGTATTTATTTTCACATTACTTAATAGCATGTTTGTTTTATGATTTTTCTGAACATTATTCATTTCCAAACTGCTTATCACCCATATTCCAGCTATTTTTTCTGATTTCTTAACGGTCAATATCTTTAACAATTCATCATCTTCATCGTAAAATTCTTTTTTCTCTCCAATAAAGTTCGATTTATCTACCCAGGTAATTGTTTTGGAATACATATATTCATCGTTCTTTGATACACTTTGAACTACGTAACAAGCTTTCCCATTGATGGTTTCTTCCCTTAATAGTTTATGTGTGTCATCTTCAAGTTTACGATCACCAAGATCATCATAGGTAAAATCAGATCCCATAAAATAATCACTTTTACTATCGCTTGAAATACGTTTTGTCTTTTTTAAAGCTGGTAAATATATCCACTGATCATCGCTTTGATCTGTGTCGTAAGCCCAACTCATAAAAGATGTATTTTTAACATCTGCAGGAGATGTAAAAAACATAATGCTTTTTTCTACATCTGCAAATTGCTTGGAGTATTGTTTGATTTTTCTCACTCTTTGGCTTCCACTCTTATTCGTAAGTGTCATCGTAAGGTCAGCGGTTTGATCATTGCCTGATGGCCGAT encodes the following:
- a CDS encoding outer membrane lipoprotein-sorting protein; the protein is MKHLRITAILAAIFLTFGISSSVSAQNLTGKQIVEKVYNRPSGNDQTADLTMTLTNKSGSQRVRKIKQYSKQFADVEKSIMFFTSPADVKNTSFMSWAYDTDQSDDQWIYLPALKKTKRISSDSKSDYFMGSDFTYDDLGDRKLEDDTHKLLREETINGKACYVVQSVSKNDEYMYSKTITWVDKSNFIGEKKEFYDEDDELLKILTVKKSEKIAGIWVISSLEMNNVQKNHKTNMLLSNVKINTGIPATHFSERMMMRGL